The Phaseolus vulgaris cultivar G19833 chromosome 10, P. vulgaris v2.0, whole genome shotgun sequence DNA window atgaTAATTCATATTACTATATAaagagaaattaagaaaaaggtTATAGATTAGCAGGGGCCGTATACTCCTAATCTTATCATTCTCTATCAAGATTAAGACGTAAAAAATATGTGTACCTCTTCTTCAGAAGTTCTGCGCACAGCAAAATTAAGATCACTTTCCAATCGAGATTTCGCATATTCTGCTGAATACCACTTTGTCGAATGATGTATTTTGTTGACTGCACTAAAAGTTTTCATGGAGCTGCACTTGATGATGTAGACTTTTTTCAAGGATGGAAAATTTAAAGTCAAATTTCCAGTGTAAAAACACATCAACTCTTTTAATCTTTTAAGATGCAAAACATGTAGATGCTCAAATATTATTTCTTCATCCTCGTCACATTCCTCTGCAACAATTGTCATCAAACCCTCGCAGTCTTCCACTACTAGATCTTCAAGTTTCATAAGATCTTTGGCTACAGATGCTGAAAACACGCTTGAAAGGCTTTTACATTCCTTAACATGTACTTTTTGCAAATTTTGCATGCATAAAATTCCATGAGGATCTTCATTCCAAACATTCTCCAGATTCGGAAGCTTCGATAAAACCAATTTCTTCAGAGGAACTAATGTGTCTTTTGTTGCACATTTTACATCAAAGATGGTTTTCACAAAATCACAATTTTGAACTTTCAATGTTTCTAATTTGGGTAAAAAAGGAAGTAAATGGAAGGGTAGCACTGCATCTGATAAAAACTGACATTCATCCACAGTCAATATCGTCAACTTACTGAAACAAAAGTCAGAAACATACATTGAGTCATTCCATATCTCTTGTAGTCCTCGTCTACATTTGAGATCAagttgttcaagctttgaaatCTGCACgggcaaagaataaataaaaataattatttacaagACT harbors:
- the LOC137818014 gene encoding uncharacterized protein codes for the protein MIVVGEFQRNLLDELKVVTLYFHIECDEFSDYGFLKQLPNVKKLVVCGNSVNVIFCLQRPDNSEHLLQLKELRLESLGQLVSIGLENSWTEPFVKNLEIFEVISCSRLKNLVSYRVCFSNLICLKVESCDGLSCLFTSSTAQNLPELQRMEIEKCESIEEIVSKEEGEESDEDKIIFPQLNCLKLNSLSKLIRFYKGNLSFPLLEELSVTDCHEMETLCAGNVEAIKLSQVTIDEEDIPLKTHVNSTLRKEFVEKISKLEQLDLKCRRGLQEIWNDSMYVSDFCFSKLTILTVDECQFLSDAVLPFHLLPFLPKLETLKVQNCDFVKTIFDVKCATKDTLVPLKKLVLSKLPNLENVWNEDPHGILCMQNLQKVHVKECKSLSSVFSASVAKDLMKLEDLVVEDCEGLMTIVAEECDEDEEIIFEHLHVLHLKRLKELMCFYTGNLTLNFPSLKKVYIIKCSSMKTFSAVNKIHHSTKWYSAEYAKSRLESDLNFAVRRTSEEEVHIFFTS